A window of the Mucilaginibacter sp. cycad4 genome harbors these coding sequences:
- the mqnC gene encoding cyclic dehypoxanthinyl futalosine synthase: MNTADLLQRALRFDFLTLEEGVYLYNNASTAELMYTANELRKIQVPHGKVTWQIDRNVNTTNVCIANCKFCNFFRRPGHEESYITDIETYKKKIEETFRYGGDQLLLQGGHHPDLGLKFYTDLFRELKQLYPKLKLHSLGPPEIAHVSKLEGMPHIEVLRAMKEAGLDSLPGAGAEILNDRVRRLISKGKCGGKEWLDVMRAAHQLNLPTSATMMFGHIETIEERFEHLVWIREVQAEKPEGHYGFIAFIPWPFQDDGTLLRKVRGITNNVTGDEYIRMIALSRIMLPNVKNIQASWLTVGKQVAQICLHAGANDFGSIMIEENVVSAAGAPHRFTAKGIQESIKEAGFEPQLRTQRYEWREIPVEIEEQVINY; the protein is encoded by the coding sequence GTACACTGCCAACGAACTTCGTAAAATACAGGTTCCGCATGGTAAGGTTACCTGGCAAATAGACCGTAATGTTAACACCACCAACGTTTGTATAGCCAATTGCAAGTTTTGTAATTTCTTTCGCCGCCCGGGTCATGAGGAAAGTTATATTACTGATATCGAAACTTATAAAAAGAAGATCGAAGAAACGTTTCGTTACGGCGGTGATCAGTTGCTGTTACAGGGCGGGCATCATCCAGATCTGGGACTGAAGTTTTATACCGACCTGTTTCGTGAACTGAAACAACTTTATCCGAAATTAAAACTGCATTCATTAGGCCCGCCGGAAATTGCGCACGTTTCCAAATTAGAGGGCATGCCGCATATTGAGGTATTAAGGGCGATGAAGGAAGCAGGCCTGGATTCGTTACCGGGTGCAGGTGCCGAGATCCTGAATGACCGCGTACGCCGCCTGATATCAAAAGGCAAATGCGGCGGTAAAGAATGGCTCGACGTAATGCGCGCCGCTCACCAGCTTAACCTGCCAACATCGGCCACGATGATGTTTGGCCATATCGAAACTATTGAAGAGCGCTTTGAGCATTTGGTTTGGATCCGCGAGGTACAGGCCGAAAAACCTGAGGGCCATTATGGCTTTATAGCATTTATTCCATGGCCTTTCCAGGATGATGGTACCCTTTTACGTAAAGTACGCGGTATCACCAACAATGTTACCGGCGACGAATATATCCGCATGATTGCGCTGAGTCGCATTATGCTGCCTAACGTTAAAAACATCCAGGCTTCCTGGCTTACTGTGGGCAAGCAGGTTGCTCAAATTTGTTTACATGCCGGTGCTAACGATTTTGGTTCCATCATGATTGAAGAAAACGTAGTTTCGGCCGCAGGTGCACCACACAGGTTTACAGCCAAAGGCATCCAGGAATCGATAAAAGAAGCCGGCTTTGAGCCGCAGCTTCGTACCCAGCGATACGAGTGGCGCGAAATCCCCGTTGAAATTGAAGAACAGGTTATTAATTATTAG
- the iscU gene encoding Fe-S cluster assembly scaffold IscU — protein MAYSDKVIDHYTNPRNVGTLDKSSHKVGTGLVGAPECGDVMRLQIQVDDNNVITDAKFKTFGCGSAIASSSLATEWLKGKSIDDAMKIDNMDIVEELALPPVKIHCSVLAEDAIKAAINDFRVKNGLAPIESEKVHH, from the coding sequence ATGGCATATTCAGATAAAGTAATCGATCACTACACTAACCCCCGCAATGTGGGCACTTTGGATAAAAGCAGCCACAAAGTAGGTACAGGCTTAGTTGGTGCACCTGAATGCGGCGACGTAATGCGCCTGCAGATCCAGGTTGATGATAACAATGTTATCACCGATGCAAAATTCAAAACTTTCGGTTGCGGTTCGGCAATCGCTTCTTCATCATTGGCTACTGAGTGGCTTAAAGGCAAAAGCATTGACGACGCTATGAAAATAGATAACATGGACATCGTTGAAGAGCTTGCCCTTCCACCGGTAAAAATTCACTGCTCGGTATTAGCAGAAGACGCTATCAAAGCAGCGATCAATGATTTCCGCGTTAAAAACGGCTTAGCGCCAATTGAAAGCGAAAAAGTACACCACTAA
- the prmA gene encoding 50S ribosomal protein L11 methyltransferase yields MNYYELFFTTITTEDYQQDLLINALGEIGFDTFEELELGFKAYIPEDVFDQQALDEQLLPYKDLFTFSYEVTLIPQKNWNEVWESNFEPIEIGNKIYVRATFHDPKPEFQYEIVIDPKMAFGTGHHQTTAMMLGLMLENEFAGKKVLDMGCGTGILAIMAAKLGAGDITAIDYDPVCYESTIENSALNNADSIKPLCGSKEVIPDEQYDTILANINRNILIDQMQRYAEVLKTDGEIYFSGFYESPDLDIITDEARKYGLKYITHKKDKEWVAAKFIK; encoded by the coding sequence ATGAACTATTACGAACTGTTTTTTACTACCATCACTACCGAAGATTATCAGCAGGACCTGCTGATAAATGCTTTGGGCGAGATAGGTTTTGATACTTTTGAAGAGCTTGAGCTTGGTTTTAAAGCTTATATTCCCGAAGATGTTTTTGACCAGCAGGCGCTTGATGAGCAATTATTACCCTATAAAGATCTGTTCACGTTTAGTTATGAGGTAACACTTATCCCGCAAAAAAACTGGAACGAGGTATGGGAAAGCAATTTTGAACCGATAGAAATAGGGAACAAGATTTATGTACGGGCAACTTTTCATGATCCTAAACCCGAGTTTCAATATGAGATAGTAATTGATCCCAAAATGGCATTTGGTACCGGGCACCATCAAACCACGGCCATGATGTTAGGCCTCATGCTGGAGAATGAATTTGCAGGTAAAAAGGTATTGGATATGGGTTGCGGTACGGGGATCCTGGCCATTATGGCTGCCAAATTAGGTGCCGGTGATATAACAGCCATTGATTACGACCCGGTTTGCTACGAAAGTACCATCGAAAATTCGGCTTTGAATAATGCAGACAGTATCAAACCGCTTTGTGGTTCAAAAGAGGTTATCCCTGATGAGCAATATGATACCATCCTGGCCAACATCAACCGCAACATCCTTATCGACCAGATGCAGCGTTATGCCGAAGTATTAAAAACTGATGGTGAGATCTACTTCAGCGGTTTTTATGAATCACCTGATCTGGATATCATTACCGACGAAGCACGGAAGTATGGTTTGAAATATATTACCCATAAAAAAGATAAAGAATGGGTAGCTGCTAAGTTCATAAAGTAA
- the scpB gene encoding SMC-Scp complex subunit ScpB, translated as MEQYIEALIFASEQAIRLEEIMYCLQAAFERDFNIEEVTDAIGRIHEKYQHHSLAIELVKIGNGYQFLTKKEYHAVINLLQLQRSKKKLSQAALETLAIIAYKQPVTKPDIEQIRGVNCDYSIQKLLEKELIAIIGKSEGLGKPILYGTSALFMDYFGINSIEELPQLKDFTNNTATIGEQSE; from the coding sequence ATGGAACAATACATAGAGGCACTAATTTTTGCATCTGAGCAGGCAATCCGGTTGGAAGAGATCATGTATTGCCTCCAGGCGGCTTTTGAGCGCGATTTTAATATTGAAGAAGTAACCGACGCCATAGGCAGGATCCATGAAAAATATCAGCATCATAGTTTAGCTATTGAACTGGTTAAAATTGGCAATGGCTATCAATTCCTTACTAAAAAGGAATATCACGCTGTTATTAACCTTTTGCAGCTGCAGCGATCAAAGAAAAAACTGAGCCAGGCCGCTTTGGAAACCCTGGCCATTATCGCCTACAAACAACCCGTAACCAAGCCCGATATAGAGCAGATCAGGGGGGTTAACTGCGATTATTCCATCCAAAAATTACTCGAAAAAGAGCTAATAGCTATAATTGGCAAATCAGAAGGGCTTGGAAAACCTATCCTTTATGGCACAAGTGCTTTGTTTATGGATTATTTTGGCATTAACAGTATTGAGGAATTACCTCAACTTAAGGACTTTACGAACAATACCGCTACCATTGGCGAGCAATCAGAATAA
- the tpiA gene encoding triose-phosphate isomerase — translation MRKKIVAGNWKMNLDYNEGLALFSEIINMVKDEITGTQEAVICSPFIHIHSLVQLSKGYSKIAVGAQNAHQEEKGAYTGEISAKMIKSTGAAYVILGHSERRQYFGETNALLAKKTDTALKNDLRPIFCIGETLQEREANTHFDVIKTQLVEGIFHLDAEQFAKLVIAYEPVWAIGTGVTASSAQAQEIHEFIRKEIAVKYSQEVADATTILYGGSCNPTNAAELFAQADIDGGLIGGASLKSRDFTDIVKTFN, via the coding sequence ATGAGAAAGAAAATCGTTGCCGGAAACTGGAAAATGAACCTTGATTACAATGAAGGTTTAGCTTTATTTTCAGAGATCATCAACATGGTGAAAGATGAGATAACCGGCACGCAGGAAGCAGTGATCTGTAGTCCGTTCATCCACATTCATAGCCTGGTGCAATTGTCAAAAGGTTACAGCAAAATTGCTGTTGGTGCACAAAATGCCCACCAGGAAGAAAAAGGCGCTTACACAGGTGAGATCTCTGCTAAGATGATCAAATCGACTGGTGCGGCCTATGTGATCCTTGGCCACTCAGAGCGCCGCCAGTATTTTGGCGAAACCAATGCGCTGCTTGCCAAGAAAACTGATACCGCTTTAAAAAATGATCTTCGCCCTATCTTTTGCATCGGCGAAACCCTGCAGGAGCGTGAAGCCAATACACATTTTGATGTAATCAAAACGCAACTGGTAGAAGGTATCTTCCACCTCGACGCAGAACAGTTTGCAAAGCTGGTTATTGCCTATGAGCCTGTTTGGGCTATCGGTACCGGTGTAACTGCTTCATCTGCACAGGCACAGGAAATTCATGAGTTTATCCGCAAAGAAATTGCCGTTAAATACAGCCAGGAAGTTGCTGATGCTACTACCATTTTATATGGCGGCAGTTGCAACCCAACTAATGCTGCAGAATTGTTTGCCCAGGCAGATATTGACGGCGGCCTTATTGGCGGTGCTTCCCTGAAATCGCGCGATTTTACGGATATCGTTAAAACATTTAATTAA
- a CDS encoding Rrf2 family transcriptional regulator — translation MNGQFQIATHVLTLLCKQPGELLSSDYVAGSMNVNPVLVRKEMRKLRACGLIESKEGKTGGYSLALPPQKITLADVYKAVKLPPALGQAKNKPNPACPVGKQIGAHLDHLADEVEAAIIKKLSTITIFDFVNQFD, via the coding sequence ATGAACGGACAATTTCAAATAGCGACCCATGTATTAACCCTGCTTTGCAAGCAACCGGGCGAGCTGTTATCGTCTGATTATGTAGCCGGCAGCATGAATGTGAACCCCGTGCTGGTACGTAAAGAAATGCGCAAATTACGCGCCTGCGGCCTTATTGAAAGCAAGGAAGGTAAAACCGGCGGTTATAGCCTTGCCCTCCCTCCGCAAAAAATAACCCTTGCCGATGTTTATAAAGCTGTAAAACTGCCGCCAGCTTTGGGACAGGCTAAAAATAAGCCCAACCCTGCCTGCCCTGTCGGCAAGCAAATTGGCGCTCACCTTGATCATTTGGCCGATGAGGTTGAAGCAGCCATTATCAAAAAACTAAGCACCATAACCATTTTTGATTTTGTAAATCAATTCGATTAA
- a CDS encoding GlmU family protein, giving the protein MAIILFDDNAHHSLLPLTYTRPVADLRIGILTIAEKWAKHLNSAYSFHTLDYLKVKFPINIEADNVFINGAVCPDENLVEAIDKLQTGQALKYNDQLVAVKLNATDAESFDAGADFGDVVNYPNLFVSIKYPEDIFRKNDIELRKDFQLLTKGRTSAAISSTNVIIGDDFFAEEGAVAECSTFNTTNGPIYLSANTEVWEGTHIRGPFAICEHSQVKMGTKIYGATTIGPYCRVGGEINNSVIWGYSSKGHEGYLGNSVLGEWCNIGADTNNSNLKNNYAEVKLWDYSTQRFRKTGLQFCGLIMADHAKSGINTMFNTGTVVGVGANVFGAGFPRNFVPDFSWGGAQGFEVYLINKMFETAQKVFDRRDHRDFDETEQNILTSIFELTEEYRRF; this is encoded by the coding sequence ATGGCAATTATCCTTTTTGACGATAACGCACACCATTCGCTGCTGCCCCTTACGTATACCCGGCCAGTTGCCGATCTTCGTATCGGGATACTCACCATTGCCGAAAAATGGGCGAAGCATTTAAACAGCGCTTATTCCTTTCATACGCTTGACTACTTAAAAGTAAAGTTCCCGATAAATATTGAGGCCGATAACGTTTTTATCAATGGGGCTGTATGTCCTGACGAAAACCTGGTTGAAGCAATTGACAAATTGCAAACCGGGCAGGCGTTAAAGTATAATGACCAGTTGGTTGCTGTTAAGCTTAATGCCACGGATGCCGAAAGTTTTGATGCAGGCGCTGATTTTGGCGATGTGGTAAACTACCCCAACCTTTTTGTATCGATCAAATACCCGGAAGATATTTTCAGGAAGAATGACATTGAGCTTCGTAAAGATTTTCAGTTGCTTACTAAGGGGCGGACAAGCGCAGCGATTAGTTCGACCAACGTTATTATAGGTGATGATTTTTTTGCTGAAGAAGGTGCTGTTGCCGAATGTTCAACATTTAACACTACCAACGGTCCTATCTACCTTTCGGCTAATACCGAAGTTTGGGAAGGTACCCATATCCGCGGGCCATTTGCTATTTGCGAACATTCGCAGGTAAAAATGGGGACTAAGATTTATGGCGCTACCACCATTGGGCCATATTGCCGGGTTGGCGGCGAGATAAACAATTCGGTGATCTGGGGATATTCGTCAAAAGGTCACGAAGGTTACCTTGGTAACTCGGTATTGGGCGAATGGTGCAATATAGGTGCCGATACCAATAACTCGAACCTAAAGAATAACTATGCCGAAGTAAAACTTTGGGATTACAGTACACAGCGTTTCCGTAAAACGGGCCTTCAATTCTGTGGTCTCATTATGGCCGACCATGCTAAAAGCGGGATTAATACCATGTTTAATACCGGTACGGTAGTGGGGGTAGGCGCCAACGTTTTTGGAGCAGGTTTTCCGCGTAACTTTGTGCCCGACTTTTCATGGGGAGGCGCGCAGGGCTTTGAAGTTTATTTGATCAATAAAATGTTTGAAACTGCGCAGAAAGTATTCGACCGCCGCGATCACCGGGATTTTGACGAAACCGAACAAAATATATTAACATCCATATTTGAACTAACCGAGGAGTATCGCCGGTTTTGA
- the mce gene encoding methylmalonyl-CoA epimerase, whose protein sequence is MNKVEHIGIAVNSVKLAGEIYSKLLNTPVYKIETVESEHVVTAFLQSGPNKIELLEALNDDSAIAKFIAKKGEGIHHIAFEVDDIEAEMKRLKNEDFVLLNDEPKQGADNKLVCFVHPKSANGVLIELCQEVRD, encoded by the coding sequence ATGAACAAAGTGGAGCACATTGGCATAGCAGTTAACAGTGTTAAATTAGCAGGGGAAATCTACTCCAAATTGCTGAATACACCTGTATATAAAATCGAAACTGTAGAGAGCGAACATGTGGTTACGGCTTTTCTGCAAAGCGGGCCAAATAAAATTGAATTGCTCGAGGCGCTGAATGATGATAGCGCTATAGCTAAGTTTATAGCAAAAAAAGGCGAGGGGATTCATCATATAGCTTTTGAGGTGGATGATATTGAAGCTGAAATGAAACGCCTTAAAAACGAAGACTTTGTTTTATTAAATGATGAACCTAAGCAAGGGGCAGATAATAAACTGGTTTGCTTCGTACATCCAAAGAGCGCTAATGGCGTTTTGATAGAACTTTGCCAGGAAGTTAGAGATTAA
- a CDS encoding helix-turn-helix domain-containing protein, protein MKTLGKKIRLLRHQKGWSQEDVAKRLDISIPAFSKIETGITDINLSRLEQIANLFEMSVVQLLTFNDTEQDQKFVNELETVNKRLMDRETEVIDLQKKVIELFEELRHSKVTA, encoded by the coding sequence ATGAAAACTCTCGGAAAAAAAATCAGATTATTACGTCATCAAAAGGGGTGGAGCCAGGAGGATGTTGCAAAGAGATTAGATATTTCAATTCCTGCTTTCTCAAAGATCGAAACAGGGATCACAGATATAAATTTGTCAAGGCTTGAGCAAATAGCAAATTTGTTTGAAATGTCGGTAGTTCAGTTGCTTACATTTAATGATACCGAACAGGATCAGAAATTTGTTAACGAACTGGAAACTGTTAACAAACGCCTGATGGACCGCGAGACTGAAGTAATTGATTTGCAGAAAAAAGTAATTGAGCTATTTGAAGAACTTCGACATTCAAAAGTAACCGCATAA
- a CDS encoding iron-sulfur cluster assembly accessory protein: MVTVTDKAKSKIEHLMQDAGLDASYFLRVSVQGGGCSGLSYNLDFDNEEKKGDQFFEDQGVRMALDMKSFLYLAGTELDFSDGLNGKGFNFHNPNASRTCGCGESFSV, translated from the coding sequence ATGGTAACTGTAACTGATAAAGCAAAAAGCAAAATAGAACACCTGATGCAGGATGCAGGCCTTGACGCCTCGTACTTTCTGCGTGTATCTGTTCAGGGCGGTGGTTGCTCTGGCTTATCATACAATCTTGATTTTGATAACGAAGAGAAAAAAGGCGATCAGTTTTTTGAAGACCAGGGTGTCCGCATGGCGCTCGACATGAAATCGTTCCTGTACCTTGCCGGTACCGAACTTGATTTTTCTGACGGCCTTAACGGCAAGGGCTTCAATTTCCACAACCCTAACGCCAGCCGTACCTGCGGTTGCGGCGAAAGTTTTTCGGTATAA
- a CDS encoding IscS subfamily cysteine desulfurase: MNIPIYLDNNATTPMDPRVLEAMLPYFNEKFGNAASRNHAFGWVAEEAVDYAREQVAKLIGASEKEIIFTSGATESDNLAIKGVFEMYKDKGNHIITAVTEHKAVLDACKHVEKLGGKVTYLPVKEDGLVDLAELEAAMTPETILVSIMYGNNEIGVIQPIKEISAIAHKHGALFMTDAVQAVGKIPVDVNADGIDLLALSAHKIYGPKGVGALYVRRKGPRVKVTAQMDGGGHERGMRSGTLNVPGIVGLGKACELCGQEMESEAKRLSALRDKLQSALTVLEESYVNGNVEHRLPHVANISFKYVEGEGLMMAMKDLAVSSGSACTSASLEPSYVLKSLGLSDDLAHSSIRFGLGRFTTEEEVDYAVEVTKKAVTHLRELSPLWEMFKEGIDLNSIEWAEH, from the coding sequence ATGAATATCCCAATTTATTTAGATAACAATGCAACTACACCGATGGACCCACGGGTACTGGAGGCTATGTTACCATATTTTAACGAAAAATTTGGTAATGCGGCGAGCCGTAACCATGCGTTTGGCTGGGTTGCAGAGGAGGCGGTTGATTACGCACGCGAACAGGTTGCCAAATTGATAGGCGCATCTGAAAAAGAGATCATCTTTACCTCTGGTGCTACAGAATCAGATAACCTTGCTATTAAAGGGGTGTTTGAAATGTACAAAGACAAAGGTAACCACATCATAACTGCCGTTACTGAGCATAAAGCTGTGCTTGACGCCTGTAAACATGTAGAAAAACTGGGCGGTAAAGTAACTTATTTACCGGTTAAAGAAGACGGTCTTGTTGACCTTGCTGAACTTGAAGCAGCAATGACCCCAGAAACTATCCTGGTATCTATCATGTATGGCAATAACGAGATAGGCGTTATTCAGCCAATTAAAGAAATTTCGGCTATTGCCCACAAACATGGTGCATTATTTATGACCGATGCGGTACAGGCAGTTGGTAAGATCCCTGTTGACGTTAACGCTGATGGTATTGACTTGTTAGCTTTATCAGCTCACAAAATATACGGCCCTAAAGGCGTTGGTGCTTTATACGTACGCCGTAAAGGACCAAGGGTTAAAGTTACTGCCCAGATGGACGGTGGCGGTCACGAGCGTGGTATGCGTTCAGGCACCCTTAACGTACCGGGTATTGTTGGTTTGGGTAAAGCTTGTGAGCTTTGCGGCCAGGAAATGGAAAGTGAAGCAAAACGCCTTTCAGCTTTACGCGATAAATTGCAATCGGCCTTAACAGTATTGGAAGAAAGCTATGTAAATGGTAACGTTGAACACCGCTTACCGCATGTGGCCAACATTTCGTTCAAATACGTTGAAGGCGAAGGCTTGATGATGGCTATGAAAGATCTGGCCGTATCATCAGGTTCGGCTTGTACTTCCGCTTCATTGGAGCCATCATACGTATTGAAAAGCTTAGGCCTGTCTGATGATTTGGCACACTCTTCTATCCGTTTTGGCCTGGGCCGTTTCACTACCGAAGAAGAAGTTGATTACGCCGTTGAAGTAACCAAAAAAGCGGTTACCCACCTGCGCGAGCTTTCACCACTATGGGAAATGTTTAAAGAAGGTATCGACCTTAACTCAATTGAGTGGGCAGAACATTAA
- a CDS encoding NAD(P)-dependent oxidoreductase, with product MKIALIGATGFVGKAVLNEALQRGYEVTAIARNPKTDIENSKLTLKTADVYNVDELTEALKGHDAVVNSFNAGWANPNLYNDFIKGSEAIQQATKQAGVKRLLVVGGAGSLYIAPGVQLVDSPQFPAEWKTGATAARDYLNIIKKEEGLDWTFLSPAIHLHPGTRTGVYRTGTDEPVFNDKHEHEISVEDLAVAILDELENNQFVKRRFTVGY from the coding sequence ATGAAAATCGCATTAATTGGAGCCACAGGCTTTGTAGGCAAAGCCGTTTTAAACGAAGCATTACAACGCGGATACGAAGTAACCGCCATAGCCCGCAACCCGAAAACTGATATTGAAAATTCCAAATTAACACTCAAAACTGCCGACGTATATAATGTGGATGAGTTAACCGAAGCATTGAAAGGCCATGACGCTGTAGTAAACTCATTCAATGCAGGCTGGGCAAACCCCAACTTATATAATGATTTTATAAAAGGTTCTGAAGCAATACAACAGGCAACTAAACAGGCCGGTGTAAAACGTTTATTAGTTGTTGGCGGCGCTGGAAGCCTTTATATTGCTCCAGGAGTACAACTGGTTGACAGCCCTCAATTCCCTGCCGAGTGGAAAACCGGCGCTACGGCAGCCCGCGACTATCTGAATATCATTAAAAAAGAAGAAGGGTTAGACTGGACCTTCCTGAGCCCTGCCATACACCTGCATCCCGGCACCCGCACAGGCGTATACCGCACCGGCACAGATGAACCTGTATTTAACGACAAGCACGAACACGAAATTTCTGTAGAAGACTTAGCGGTTGCCATACTGGATGAGCTGGAAAACAACCAGTTTGTGAAGAGAAGGTTTACTGTGGGGTATTAG
- a CDS encoding nuclear transport factor 2 family protein — MKITPVLALGACCILICSAQAAKSRTYMDTITNKQRVLSFYKQIVGQRKTELIPEFIVEDYKQHNPTVKQGRAGIIEMINYLKTLPPPPEGAKSPIVRSIQEGDFVVTHLDVQFMGKHMAVVDLFKLKDGMLIEHWDAIQPLPDESGKTVTSTNGTAEIDHSALAENSKLVVAQFYKAIIAKQSANQFIDTAYVEHDGSVFASGGGLVKYLSQPERAIKIYRLIAEGDFVVVQSQFNRTHKTFVFYEIFRVAEDKIAEHWSVEQAIPDRIQPEDMF, encoded by the coding sequence ATGAAAATTACTCCAGTATTGGCATTGGGCGCATGCTGTATTTTAATATGCTCTGCCCAGGCCGCAAAATCACGTACCTATATGGATACCATAACTAATAAACAAAGAGTACTGTCTTTTTATAAGCAGATAGTAGGGCAGCGTAAAACCGAGCTGATCCCCGAATTTATAGTTGAAGATTATAAACAACATAACCCTACCGTTAAACAGGGGAGGGCAGGCATAATCGAAATGATCAATTACCTGAAAACTCTGCCGCCGCCTCCCGAGGGTGCGAAATCACCAATTGTAAGGTCAATACAGGAAGGCGATTTTGTAGTAACCCACCTTGATGTTCAGTTTATGGGGAAACACATGGCTGTGGTCGACCTGTTTAAGTTAAAAGATGGTATGCTGATTGAACATTGGGATGCTATACAACCTTTGCCGGATGAAAGTGGGAAAACGGTAACCTCAACTAATGGTACAGCCGAAATTGATCATAGTGCTTTGGCGGAAAATAGCAAACTTGTAGTTGCTCAATTTTACAAAGCGATTATAGCTAAGCAATCTGCTAATCAGTTTATCGATACCGCGTATGTTGAGCATGATGGTTCTGTGTTCGCTTCAGGAGGTGGATTAGTTAAATACCTTTCGCAACCTGAACGGGCTATTAAAATTTACAGGCTTATTGCCGAAGGCGATTTCGTTGTAGTTCAGTCACAGTTTAACAGAACGCATAAAACGTTTGTGTTTTATGAAATATTCAGGGTGGCTGAAGATAAAATAGCCGAGCATTGGAGTGTGGAGCAGGCGATACCTGATAGAATACAACCGGAGGATATGTTTTAG
- a CDS encoding type B 50S ribosomal protein L31 gives MKKDLHPSNYRLVVFKDMSNDYSFITKSCIDTRETVKWEDGNEYPLVKLEISHTSHPFYTGKMKLVDTAGRIDKFRSRYNKK, from the coding sequence ATGAAAAAAGATCTGCATCCATCAAACTATAGGTTAGTTGTATTTAAAGATATGTCAAACGACTATTCTTTTATCACTAAATCTTGCATCGATACCCGCGAAACCGTTAAATGGGAAGATGGTAACGAATATCCATTGGTTAAATTAGAGATTTCTCACACTTCGCACCCTTTCTACACCGGTAAAATGAAACTGGTTGATACTGCAGGTCGTATTGACAAATTCCGCTCACGTTACAACAAAAAGTAA
- a CDS encoding GNAT family N-acetyltransferase, translating into MKVTEVKDKATKKAFLDVVRTIYKDDDNWVCPLDNDIEAVFNPAKNNFHQHGKCTRWILTNDNGRLIGRVAAFINEKKAYNYEQPTGGMGFFECINNKEAAFLLFDTAKDWLKKNGMKAMDGPINFGENDNFWGLLVEGFTPPSYGMNYNHPYYQAFFEDYGFKTQYAQITNHVDAHKPFPERFTKIANWVAKKPGYDFRHFEIKKIEKFAADFIEVYNDGWKDFENFVPITYNTIMESFEKMKPLMDEKLIWFAYVDDEPASFMIILPDANQMLKPLNGKLNLIGKLKFLYYRWKGVSRMRAIVMGTKQKYQKHGLESAMFIKLKEYVLPLKRYDELELSWVGDFNDKMIAIHEAVGATFGKRHLTMRYIFD; encoded by the coding sequence ATGAAAGTAACAGAAGTAAAGGACAAAGCAACAAAAAAGGCGTTTTTGGATGTGGTCCGTACCATTTATAAAGATGATGATAACTGGGTTTGCCCGCTTGATAATGATATTGAAGCTGTATTTAACCCGGCAAAAAACAACTTTCATCAACATGGTAAATGTACCCGCTGGATCCTGACCAATGATAATGGCCGGCTGATTGGCCGTGTTGCTGCTTTTATAAATGAAAAAAAGGCATACAATTATGAACAGCCTACCGGCGGCATGGGCTTTTTTGAGTGTATCAATAACAAAGAGGCCGCTTTTCTGTTATTTGATACCGCAAAAGACTGGCTCAAAAAAAACGGCATGAAAGCCATGGACGGCCCCATAAACTTTGGCGAAAATGACAATTTTTGGGGCTTGCTGGTTGAAGGTTTTACACCGCCATCCTACGGCATGAACTATAATCATCCATATTACCAGGCTTTTTTTGAGGACTATGGCTTTAAAACCCAATATGCGCAAATTACCAACCACGTTGACGCGCATAAGCCTTTCCCCGAGCGGTTTACAAAAATTGCCAACTGGGTAGCCAAAAAACCGGGTTATGATTTCAGGCATTTTGAAATAAAAAAGATAGAGAAATTTGCAGCCGATTTTATCGAGGTTTATAATGATGGATGGAAAGATTTTGAAAACTTTGTTCCAATTACATATAACACCATCATGGAAAGCTTTGAAAAAATGAAGCCCCTGATGGATGAAAAATTGATCTGGTTTGCTTACGTTGATGATGAACCGGCATCCTTCATGATCATTTTACCCGATGCCAATCAAATGCTTAAACCGCTTAACGGCAAACTTAACCTGATAGGTAAGCTCAAATTTTTATACTACCGATGGAAAGGCGTGTCCCGGATGCGCGCTATTGTGATGGGCACCAAACAAAAGTACCAAAAGCACGGCCTGGAGTCGGCAATGTTTATAAAATTAAAGGAATACGTATTGCCTCTCAAGCGTTATGACGAGCTTGAGCTATCCTGGGTGGGCGATTTTAACGACAAAATGATAGCCATCCATGAAGCAGTTGGTGCTACATTTGGCAAAAGGCATTTAACAATGCGTTACATTTTTGATTAG